The Ovis aries strain OAR_USU_Benz2616 breed Rambouillet chromosome 11, ARS-UI_Ramb_v3.0, whole genome shotgun sequence genome window below encodes:
- the LOC101112832 gene encoding CMRF35-like molecule 8 isoform X3, whose amino-acid sequence MAQLHQATWLPQALLLLWVPGCLSLSGPSRVTGIVGRSLSVECRYQKKFISNNKYWCKPFCLLSPKIVETTESQREVTRGRVSIRDHPANLTFTVTLKSLREEDAGTYECGINVPVSIDPTFEVEVSVIPAPSASPTPRPIPPTVAAKVSTVSFTTLTTESATHSASSQEEYEPTQNWSERLSTEQAREGGTPCPTQPTLSPLRLHALLISLALLLLLLGGFSLLAWRMVQRWAKGPLPGPQRAVQGPLQGEPLFFRRQSPCPTNLPLLLPRLPPQQPTQLL is encoded by the exons GCTGTTTATCCCTGAGTGGCCCCAGCAGAGTGACGGGCATCGTGGGGAGATCCCTGAGCGTGGAGTGTCGGTACCAGAAGAAATTCATAAGCAATAACAAATACTGGTGCAAACCCTTCTGTTTGTTATCACCGAAGATTGTGGAGaccacagagtcacagagagaaGTGACGAGAGGCCGCGTGTCCATCAGAGACCATCCTGCAAACCTCACCTTCACAGTGACCTTGAAGAGCCTCAGAGAGGAGGATGCGGGAACGTACGAGTGTGGGATCAATGTGCCAGTTTCCATTGACCCCACCTTCGAGGTGGAGGTGTCTGTGATCCCAG CACCATCGGCATCACCAACACCAAGACCAATCCCACCTACTGTCGCAGCCAAAGTTTCAACTGTGTCATTCACCACCCTGACCACAGAGAGTGCCACCCACAGTGCCAGCAGCCAGGAGGAATACGAGCCCACGCAGAACTGGAG TGAGCGCTTATCTACTGAACAAGCGAGGGAAGGCGGgaccccctgccccacccagccCACCCTGTCTCCTCTCAGGCTCCACGCGCTGCTGATCTCGttggccctgctgctgctcctgctggggGGCTTCTCGCTGCTCGCCTGGAGGATGGTTCAGAGATGGGCCAAAG GCCCTCTTCCTGGCCCCCAGAGGGCAGTTCAGGGCCCCCTTCAGGGTGAGCCTCTGTTCTTCCGCCGTCAAAGCCCCTGTCCCACCAATTTGCCACTCCTGCTTCCTAGGCTGCCTCCCCAGCAGCCCACGCAGCTCCTGTAG
- the LOC101112832 gene encoding CMRF35-like molecule 8 isoform X4, translated as MAQLHQATWLPQALLLLWVPGCLSLSGPSRVTGIVGRSLSVECRYQKKFISNNKYWCKPFCLLSPKIVETTESQREVTRGRVSIRDHPANLTFTVTLKSLREEDAGTYECGINVPVSIDPTFEVEVSVIPAPSASPTPRPIPPTVAAKVSTVSFTTLTTESATHSASSQEEYEPTQNWRLHALLISLALLLLLLGGFSLLAWRMVQRWAKGPLPGPQRAVQGPLQGEPLFFRRQSPCPTNLPLLLPRLPPQQPTQLL; from the exons GCTGTTTATCCCTGAGTGGCCCCAGCAGAGTGACGGGCATCGTGGGGAGATCCCTGAGCGTGGAGTGTCGGTACCAGAAGAAATTCATAAGCAATAACAAATACTGGTGCAAACCCTTCTGTTTGTTATCACCGAAGATTGTGGAGaccacagagtcacagagagaaGTGACGAGAGGCCGCGTGTCCATCAGAGACCATCCTGCAAACCTCACCTTCACAGTGACCTTGAAGAGCCTCAGAGAGGAGGATGCGGGAACGTACGAGTGTGGGATCAATGTGCCAGTTTCCATTGACCCCACCTTCGAGGTGGAGGTGTCTGTGATCCCAG CACCATCGGCATCACCAACACCAAGACCAATCCCACCTACTGTCGCAGCCAAAGTTTCAACTGTGTCATTCACCACCCTGACCACAGAGAGTGCCACCCACAGTGCCAGCAGCCAGGAGGAATACGAGCCCACGCAGAACTGGAG GCTCCACGCGCTGCTGATCTCGttggccctgctgctgctcctgctggggGGCTTCTCGCTGCTCGCCTGGAGGATGGTTCAGAGATGGGCCAAAG GCCCTCTTCCTGGCCCCCAGAGGGCAGTTCAGGGCCCCCTTCAGGGTGAGCCTCTGTTCTTCCGCCGTCAAAGCCCCTGTCCCACCAATTTGCCACTCCTGCTTCCTAGGCTGCCTCCCCAGCAGCCCACGCAGCTCCTGTAG